The following coding sequences lie in one Treponema sp. OMZ 790 genomic window:
- a CDS encoding ABC transporter ATP-binding protein — protein sequence MELEKKSRSLKKVIKTFIESIKFLHKLDKGLVTYYALIGLMVGAKPFVNIYALKLIINSISAQKTFKEIFILALATVVLNLLLDLTEKFLGHHAYFRMELMTEKRDMEFGRKNTTIDYELLEDPNLHIELDKMYNMDYNGGFGLWKQLVNCMELVQNTFLFISGIILAIPMYKADASIFGLPLFAQNIIFTLLILFICFLQIHINTVSLRRIDKFEKSDVFEKERPYSYAVDSLLDYKMGKDIRLYNSELYKGYFETQNEFDKMVNRTFRILRLPVKLSLSFFNIIGLLVVYLFVGLKAYYEVISVGDIVQYAGAVTQFVFAISGLTTVFNDITNNCDFFDLCLGFINLSETKYSGTQPIEKRDGNQYEFEFRNVSFRYPGTEKCVLKNINLKLKAGERLAVVGMNGSGKTTFIKLLVRLYDPSKGEILLNGVPIKQFDYDEYLNLLAVVFQDFSLFSFKLGQNVASELTYDKEKALRALNAANFVQSLEKMPEDLDSYLYNDYEDGGMEISGGEAQKIAMARAIYKDAPFIILDEPTAALDPISESEIYSGFDKIVGSKTAIYISHRLSSCRFCDTILVFDHGEIVQTGSHDELVQNKAGKYYELWSAQAQYYREEEIRVLFS from the coding sequence ATGGAACTTGAAAAAAAATCTCGTAGCTTAAAAAAAGTTATAAAAACTTTTATCGAATCGATTAAGTTTTTACACAAACTGGACAAGGGGCTTGTGACATATTATGCTCTTATCGGTTTGATGGTGGGAGCAAAACCCTTTGTAAATATCTATGCTTTGAAACTTATCATAAATTCTATCTCAGCTCAAAAAACTTTTAAAGAAATTTTTATTCTTGCCTTGGCTACTGTTGTCTTAAATCTTTTGCTTGACTTAACGGAAAAGTTTTTAGGACACCACGCTTATTTTAGAATGGAGCTGATGACTGAAAAGCGGGATATGGAATTCGGTCGAAAAAATACGACTATCGATTATGAACTTTTGGAAGATCCGAACTTACACATCGAGCTGGATAAAATGTACAACATGGATTATAACGGTGGCTTCGGACTATGGAAGCAATTGGTGAACTGTATGGAACTTGTGCAAAATACTTTTTTGTTTATCTCCGGAATTATCCTTGCGATTCCGATGTACAAAGCTGATGCTTCGATTTTCGGATTGCCTCTTTTTGCTCAAAATATAATCTTTACACTTTTAATTTTATTTATTTGCTTTTTACAAATTCATATCAATACTGTTTCCTTACGCCGTATAGATAAGTTTGAAAAAAGCGATGTGTTTGAAAAAGAGCGCCCCTATTCTTACGCTGTTGATAGTCTTTTGGATTATAAAATGGGAAAGGATATTCGCCTTTATAATTCGGAACTTTACAAAGGATATTTTGAAACACAAAATGAATTTGACAAAATGGTTAACCGTACGTTTCGTATTTTGCGTTTACCGGTAAAGCTTTCTTTATCTTTTTTTAATATTATTGGTTTGCTTGTGGTGTATTTATTTGTCGGATTAAAGGCTTACTATGAAGTAATATCTGTGGGAGATATTGTTCAGTATGCCGGAGCTGTTACTCAATTTGTTTTTGCGATTTCAGGTTTGACAACGGTTTTTAATGACATCACGAATAACTGCGATTTTTTTGATTTGTGTTTGGGCTTTATAAACTTAAGTGAGACAAAGTATAGCGGTACACAGCCGATAGAAAAACGCGACGGCAATCAATACGAGTTTGAATTCCGCAATGTTAGTTTTCGCTATCCCGGTACGGAAAAGTGTGTTCTTAAAAATATAAACTTAAAATTAAAAGCCGGAGAGCGGCTTGCTGTTGTCGGAATGAACGGAAGCGGAAAAACTACTTTTATAAAACTTTTGGTTCGCTTGTACGATCCGAGCAAGGGCGAAATTCTCCTCAACGGAGTTCCTATTAAACAATTTGATTATGACGAATACCTTAATTTACTTGCCGTCGTTTTTCAAGACTTTTCACTTTTCTCGTTTAAGTTGGGACAAAATGTTGCATCGGAATTAACGTACGATAAAGAAAAAGCGCTTCGTGCGTTAAATGCAGCAAACTTTGTGCAATCGTTAGAAAAAATGCCGGAAGATTTAGACTCGTATCTTTATAATGACTACGAAGACGGCGGTATGGAAATCTCCGGAGGTGAAGCGCAAAAAATTGCAATGGCAAGAGCAATTTACAAAGACGCTCCCTTTATAATTTTAGACGAACCCACCGCTGCCTTAGACCCGATTTCAGAAAGCGAAATCTATTCAGGCTTCGATAAAATTGTCGGTTCAAAAACCGCAATTTATATTTCGCATCGATTATCCTCCTGCCGTTTTTGTGATACAATACTCGTCTTCGATCATGGCGAGATTGTCCAAACCGGTTCCCACGATGAACTCGTCCAAAACAAAGCCGGAAAGTATTACGAACTGTGGAGTGCCCAAGCACAGTACTACCGTGAGGAAGAGATTAGGGTGCTTTTTTCGTAA
- a CDS encoding PTS sugar transporter subunit IIA: protein MEFKDALKPDSVDLKDVITPETINLHLKGTTKEAIIDELLDTLVKAGKVKDKVAAKACVLDRERKMSTGMKHGIAIPHGKTDSVSDLVACIGIADNPVDFDSLDQEPARIFIMTLSPLDKTGPHLQFLAQISLLFKSAEKREQLLRASNEKAVIKLLMESDEE, encoded by the coding sequence ATGGAATTTAAAGATGCATTGAAACCCGATTCTGTAGATTTAAAGGATGTCATTACTCCTGAAACTATTAATCTGCACTTAAAAGGGACTACAAAAGAAGCTATTATTGATGAGTTACTTGATACGCTTGTAAAAGCCGGAAAAGTAAAAGACAAGGTTGCGGCCAAAGCATGTGTTTTAGACAGAGAACGCAAGATGTCTACCGGTATGAAGCATGGTATAGCTATACCTCACGGAAAAACAGACTCTGTAAGTGATCTCGTTGCCTGTATAGGTATTGCAGATAATCCTGTCGATTTCGATTCTTTGGATCAAGAACCGGCACGAATATTTATTATGACTTTGTCACCCCTTGATAAGACAGGGCCTCACTTGCAGTTCCTTGCACAGATAAGCCTATTATTCAAGAGTGCAGAGAAAAGAGAACAACTTTTACGGGCTTCAAACGAAAAGGCCGTTATTAAACTTTTGATGGAAAGCGACGAAGAATAG
- a CDS encoding DUF6088 family protein, with translation MNYKKIILDRINSLDSKQVFIANDFFDLAKYETVRSTLNRLVESKEIKRIMNGVYYKPKYIELIGEYEAPSVNEVANALARKYNWTIAPSGNTALNLLGLSTQVPAKWTYISDGRYVNFSFENTMIEFKRRSNGDVSKMSTITAMVIQAIKAIGKDKVTKKQINYLREKLSDKEKSELLKDGKTTSAWVYNILREICEV, from the coding sequence ATGAATTATAAAAAAATAATACTTGATAGAATAAACAGCTTGGATTCCAAACAGGTTTTTATTGCAAATGACTTTTTTGACCTTGCCAAATATGAAACGGTTCGTAGCACATTGAATCGCCTTGTGGAGTCAAAAGAGATTAAGCGTATAATGAACGGTGTTTACTATAAGCCGAAATATATTGAATTAATTGGAGAATATGAAGCGCCATCTGTAAATGAAGTTGCAAATGCACTTGCAAGAAAATATAATTGGACGATTGCACCTTCCGGAAACACAGCTCTTAATTTATTAGGATTATCTACTCAAGTGCCTGCGAAATGGACATATATATCAGATGGAAGATATGTGAATTTTTCTTTTGAAAATACAATGATTGAATTTAAACGTAGAAGTAACGGCGACGTTTCAAAGATGTCAACAATTACAGCGATGGTAATACAAGCTATTAAAGCTATTGGAAAGGATAAGGTAACAAAGAAGCAGATAAATTATTTGAGAGAAAAGTTATCTGATAAAGAAAAATCAGAATTGCTTAAAGATGGAAAGACCACAAGTGCTTGGGTATACAATATTCTTAGAGAAATATGTGAGGTATAA
- a CDS encoding YfbM family protein: MGIIANYQFLSDENLKQLKSFNAEEDEIFETAEDWNEDAEMLLDIDKMWDALHFLLTGVDSGKPIENDPLSEAVVGVSSLDDVEEFIAYTEKSRIKDIISALDNFDIKKALGKFSMQECKKADLYPNIWDYEEEADEIKEELIDCFQNMKEFYKKILEANGNVLVTIY; this comes from the coding sequence ATGGGAATAATAGCAAATTATCAATTTTTAAGTGATGAAAACTTAAAACAACTAAAATCGTTTAATGCGGAGGAAGATGAAATCTTTGAGACTGCAGAAGATTGGAATGAAGATGCGGAGATGTTACTCGATATAGATAAGATGTGGGATGCACTTCATTTTCTGCTTACCGGAGTAGATAGCGGCAAGCCGATAGAAAATGACCCTCTTAGTGAAGCGGTTGTTGGTGTATCTTCTCTTGATGATGTAGAAGAGTTTATAGCTTATACCGAGAAGTCAAGAATTAAAGACATTATTTCAGCTCTCGATAATTTTGATATAAAAAAAGCTTTAGGAAAATTCAGTATGCAAGAATGCAAAAAAGCGGATTTATATCCGAACATCTGGGACTATGAAGAAGAAGCCGATGAAATAAAAGAGGAATTAATCGACTGCTTTCAAAATATGAAAGAGTTTTACAAGAAAATATTAGAGGCTAACGGCAATGTATTGGTTACTATTTATTAA
- the miaA gene encoding tRNA (adenosine(37)-N6)-dimethylallyltransferase MiaA produces MPVLIFFGATASGKTSLASEIFSYKNSKDFSKEGGVSAISACAEVISADSVQVYKHLHIGSASPSKEELEDLPHHLIAVKEPSEEFSAADFVREADKLCPEIYARGKLPVLMGGTAFFLKNFIYGLPVTPTADPKIREHFQKRAKEEGAAVLLDELKTIDPVSAQRLHVHDEYRIIRAHEVFAASGRPLSSFALPETPREEYEFFILSIERTRSLLYERIEKRVDAMFAEGLYDEVKKLYEMGYTGESPALKAIGYREFFDENNRLKPESALEEVSALIKRNTKHYAKRQETFFKTIPDVHRYFIEGETEILRLYKDICGFYGKRVKTMELD; encoded by the coding sequence ATTCCTGTATTGATTTTTTTCGGAGCAACGGCTTCGGGGAAAACAAGCTTAGCTTCCGAAATATTTTCTTATAAAAATTCAAAAGATTTCTCAAAAGAAGGCGGTGTTTCGGCTATTTCAGCTTGTGCCGAAGTTATAAGCGCCGACTCGGTACAGGTGTATAAGCACCTGCATATCGGCTCGGCTTCCCCTTCAAAAGAAGAATTGGAAGACCTTCCCCATCATTTAATCGCCGTAAAAGAGCCCTCGGAAGAATTTTCGGCGGCCGATTTTGTGAGGGAGGCCGATAAGCTTTGCCCCGAAATATATGCGAGGGGCAAACTTCCGGTCTTGATGGGAGGCACGGCCTTTTTCTTAAAGAATTTTATCTATGGACTTCCTGTGACTCCTACAGCCGACCCTAAAATCCGGGAGCACTTTCAAAAACGCGCAAAGGAAGAGGGTGCCGCCGTTCTTCTGGATGAGCTAAAAACAATAGATCCTGTCTCGGCTCAGCGTCTCCATGTCCATGACGAATACAGAATAATAAGAGCTCACGAGGTTTTTGCCGCCTCAGGAAGGCCTTTAAGTTCTTTTGCCCTCCCCGAAACACCAAGAGAAGAATACGAGTTTTTTATCTTAAGTATTGAAAGAACCCGCTCTCTTCTATACGAAAGAATCGAAAAACGGGTCGATGCCATGTTTGCCGAGGGGCTTTATGATGAGGTAAAAAAGCTTTACGAAATGGGTTATACGGGGGAAAGCCCCGCTCTCAAAGCCATAGGCTACAGGGAATTCTTCGATGAGAACAACCGCTTAAAACCCGAATCGGCCTTAGAAGAAGTCTCGGCTCTTATAAAACGGAATACCAAGCACTACGCCAAGCGGCAGGAAACCTTTTTTAAGACCATCCCCGATGTTCATCGCTACTTTATAGAAGGCGAAACCGAGATATTAAGGCTTTATAAGGATATTTGCGGGTTTTATGGGAAGAGGGTAAAAACAATGGAACTTGATTGA
- a CDS encoding nuclear transport factor 2 family protein, translating into MNNKEVLAAFFKAENERNWNIYQRFLHSEISWQLFGKEEKKIIGVENYMQVIKKAYSNTDAQFSCVNMQISSDGNRIVTYLVNNFGARSLDIFDFKDGMIYREYEFILD; encoded by the coding sequence ATGAACAATAAAGAAGTGTTAGCAGCTTTTTTTAAGGCTGAAAATGAACGTAATTGGAATATCTATCAGCGGTTTCTCCATTCGGAAATATCTTGGCAATTATTCGGCAAAGAAGAAAAAAAGATTATCGGTGTAGAGAACTATATGCAGGTGATAAAAAAAGCTTACAGTAATACTGACGCTCAATTTTCTTGCGTAAATATGCAGATTTCATCAGACGGCAATAGAATCGTTACGTATTTGGTAAATAATTTCGGAGCTCGTTCACTGGATATTTTTGATTTTAAAGACGGCATGATATATCGGGAATATGAGTTTATTCTCGACTGA
- the flhA gene encoding flagellar biosynthesis protein FlhA, with protein sequence MAENRIFKEAPNALVAVGAIMVIFVIIIPLPTALLDFFMALNLIFSLIILLIVLFVDKPTEFTVFPSLLLVSTIFGLALNVSSTRLILTYGEAFDGKMIAAFSQFVIGSSGNQGLVIGFVVFIILIAVQAFVITKGATRIAEVAARFALDFNNTRSMSIEAEYNAGVITEAEARKKKEDLQRSTDFYGAMDGASKFVSGNVKIGIFITILNIVAGLIVGIVFRQEAFGKALQMYTRFTIGDGLLAQLPSLFISVATGLVVTRSASTGSFGKDITDQFARNSTIYYIAAVTLTVMAILPGFPSIILIIIALSLAFLGWRLQTTKVTRAQKEQAAKEAQAASEQAAKSETDDTKAVSPLDDILLQFGYGLLPLVDQEKGAELLSRIKRIRKEIALETGLVMPVIRIVDAMNLPPDEYCITIQGADIARSKIRMGAYLAVNPGNVQDEIPGEPTLDPAFGLPAIWISEANQPAAERAGYTVIDPPSIIATHLTHVIKTHADDILSRQMVSNMLDSVKKLNPIVVEEIQTNDKLTLGDLQTVFKCLLRENVSIRNTPAILETISDYRRITGDMYIIAEKVRQRLGRQIVQQYLGDDNSLRAFMVDSAFFQTVLASRIDTLTGPQPAIDIESKKAWLRAVQTAYNNFNAQFVGVAVILVPEEGRLLIKRLLEYEMPMVPVLSVPEIPKDVSVIGMGNITPEIQ encoded by the coding sequence ATGGCCGAAAACAGAATTTTTAAAGAAGCACCGAATGCCTTGGTAGCCGTGGGAGCTATCATGGTGATATTTGTGATTATTATTCCTCTACCTACAGCTCTTTTAGACTTTTTTATGGCTTTGAATCTTATATTCAGCCTTATAATACTGCTCATAGTTTTATTTGTAGACAAACCTACGGAATTTACGGTTTTCCCGTCATTGCTTTTAGTATCCACCATATTCGGACTTGCTTTAAACGTTTCCTCTACAAGGCTCATTCTAACATATGGAGAAGCCTTTGACGGCAAAATGATAGCAGCCTTCAGTCAATTTGTTATAGGCTCTTCAGGAAATCAAGGCTTGGTCATAGGTTTTGTAGTTTTTATTATCTTAATTGCAGTACAAGCCTTTGTAATCACAAAGGGTGCGACAAGAATCGCTGAGGTTGCCGCCCGTTTTGCCTTAGACTTTAACAATACTAGGAGCATGTCTATAGAGGCGGAATACAACGCCGGCGTTATAACGGAGGCCGAGGCCAGAAAGAAAAAAGAAGACCTGCAAAGGTCTACCGACTTTTACGGAGCAATGGACGGTGCGAGTAAATTCGTTTCGGGGAACGTAAAAATAGGCATCTTTATCACCATTTTGAATATTGTAGCGGGCTTAATTGTAGGTATAGTGTTTAGACAAGAAGCCTTCGGCAAAGCATTGCAGATGTACACAAGGTTTACAATAGGAGACGGTCTTTTAGCCCAGCTTCCTTCTCTTTTTATTTCGGTTGCAACAGGTCTTGTAGTAACGCGTTCGGCTTCAACAGGTTCTTTCGGAAAAGATATCACCGATCAATTTGCACGCAATTCGACTATTTATTACATCGCAGCTGTTACCTTGACGGTAATGGCAATTTTACCCGGCTTCCCGTCGATAATCTTAATTATAATTGCACTAAGTCTTGCCTTTCTCGGATGGCGTTTGCAGACTACAAAGGTAACAAGGGCCCAAAAAGAGCAGGCAGCTAAAGAGGCTCAAGCAGCATCGGAGCAAGCGGCAAAAAGTGAAACGGATGATACTAAGGCCGTAAGTCCCTTAGACGATATATTGCTCCAATTCGGTTATGGTCTTCTTCCTCTTGTAGATCAAGAAAAAGGCGCCGAGCTTTTATCCCGTATTAAACGAATACGAAAAGAAATCGCTTTGGAAACCGGCCTTGTTATGCCCGTTATCCGAATTGTAGATGCAATGAACCTTCCGCCGGATGAATATTGCATCACAATACAGGGCGCCGATATTGCAAGATCAAAGATAAGAATGGGGGCGTATCTTGCGGTAAACCCTGGAAACGTTCAAGATGAAATTCCCGGAGAGCCTACCTTAGATCCGGCCTTTGGTCTCCCTGCTATTTGGATATCGGAAGCAAATCAGCCTGCGGCCGAAAGAGCGGGGTATACGGTTATCGATCCGCCTTCGATAATAGCAACGCATTTAACTCATGTAATAAAAACTCATGCGGATGATATACTTTCAAGGCAGATGGTAAGCAACATGCTCGATTCCGTAAAAAAATTAAACCCCATTGTTGTCGAAGAAATTCAAACAAACGACAAACTTACTCTGGGCGACTTGCAAACCGTATTCAAGTGTCTTCTTAGAGAGAATGTATCCATACGGAATACTCCGGCTATTCTCGAAACTATATCCGACTATAGGCGCATAACGGGAGATATGTATATAATTGCCGAAAAAGTGCGTCAAAGATTGGGAAGGCAAATTGTTCAGCAATATTTGGGAGATGATAATTCGTTAAGAGCCTTTATGGTAGACTCAGCCTTTTTCCAAACCGTTTTGGCAAGCCGCATAGATACTCTGACCGGGCCTCAGCCGGCAATCGATATTGAATCTAAAAAAGCATGGCTCAGGGCTGTTCAAACTGCATACAACAACTTTAATGCTCAATTTGTGGGAGTTGCCGTTATTCTTGTTCCCGAAGAAGGCCGGCTTTTAATAAAACGGCTTCTCGAATACGAAATGCCCATGGTTCCGGTCTTATCCGTTCCCGAAATTCCAAAAGACGTTTCAGTCATCGGTATGGGAAACATAACGCCTGAAATTCAATAA
- a CDS encoding nucleotidyl transferase AbiEii/AbiGii toxin family protein, with product MFEYKKISKNELEQVIRNASQKMGVNEVIIEKDYWVCFVLNYLFSKCKWKDNLTFKGGTSLSKCFSLIQRFSEDIDLILDWRVIGYKFGEPWKERSNTKQDKFNKISNQKTAEFLKNEFVPQMEDDFRNMLDEEFRISIDNEDSQTILFKYSKVFNSSYLTQAVRLEIGTLAAWTPSSIVGIIPDLQKNYPMLFEGERIGVRTVLPEIKNRGTEDILIACMDGLTGFPEAVKAVFADTHIQHCIVHMVRSSTKFVSYKDLKDVCKDLKEIYSAINEKSGAEALEDFGKKWDDKYPMIKAAWQRNWNELVEFFNYPEEIRKAIYTTNAIESLNSSLRKVTRNKPSFPDDDSIYKAMYLAIRNASKRWTMPIKNWGIAVNQFAILFDKRVPF from the coding sequence ATGTTTGAGTATAAGAAGATTTCCAAAAATGAATTAGAACAGGTCATAAGAAATGCTTCACAAAAAATGGGAGTGAATGAAGTAATTATTGAAAAAGATTATTGGGTATGCTTTGTACTTAACTATTTGTTTTCAAAATGCAAATGGAAGGATAATCTTACTTTTAAAGGTGGTACGAGTCTCTCGAAATGTTTTTCTTTAATTCAAAGATTTTCAGAGGACATTGACTTAATTCTTGACTGGAGAGTTATAGGTTATAAGTTTGGGGAGCCTTGGAAAGAACGCTCCAATACAAAACAAGATAAATTTAATAAGATCTCTAATCAGAAAACAGCGGAATTTTTAAAAAATGAATTTGTACCTCAGATGGAGGATGATTTTAGAAACATGCTTGATGAAGAATTTCGAATAAGCATTGATAATGAAGATTCTCAGACAATACTTTTTAAATATTCAAAAGTTTTTAACTCATCATATTTAACTCAGGCTGTAAGACTTGAGATTGGAACATTGGCAGCATGGACTCCTTCAAGTATAGTTGGAATTATACCGGATTTACAGAAAAATTATCCGATGTTATTTGAAGGAGAGAGGATAGGGGTTAGGACAGTTCTTCCGGAAATAAAGAACCGAGGGACTGAAGATATTCTGATAGCCTGCATGGATGGGCTTACAGGTTTTCCTGAAGCGGTAAAGGCAGTATTTGCCGATACTCATATACAGCATTGTATAGTTCATATGGTTAGAAGCTCTACCAAATTTGTTTCTTACAAAGACCTTAAGGATGTATGCAAAGACTTGAAAGAAATATATTCAGCGATAAATGAAAAAAGTGGAGCTGAAGCTCTTGAAGATTTTGGAAAGAAATGGGATGACAAGTATCCAATGATTAAAGCAGCCTGGCAGAGGAATTGGAATGAGCTTGTTGAATTTTTTAATTATCCTGAAGAAATCCGAAAAGCTATTTACACAACGAATGCAATCGAGTCTTTAAATTCCAGTTTAAGAAAAGTTACTCGTAATAAACCAAGCTTTCCTGATGATGATTCGATATATAAGGCTATGTATTTAGCTATACGCAATGCGAGTAAAAGGTGGACTATGCCTATAAAAAATTGGGGCATTGCCGTTAATCAATTTGCCATATTGTTTGACAAAAGGGTTCCTTTTTGA
- a CDS encoding ABC transporter ATP-binding protein — MKKHGVINNSLYLFGNIWKESKLQFLLIFLLVPATILMPFLQAFLPKVVIDGLTQKLPIATYLQKVLLVGAGLAIAKMLLDLMNYFMEHEGQEMRHFYRLKRIITSAKMDYEKFAKKSTLEKMDTAADAVMGSMAITAQAGRIFSNLLVSLFGMISFVPFILQIQPFLLVIIFVSFAINCLYGIFLVDYTEKIVDTSQDLNRKLEYLSGKSKNCKYAKDIRLYKLGGLFFESYKTYNEARHQLHTKLANARFLGNLIAALFVFLRDGLAYFYLIRLALTGKIPIAEFVFLFPIITSFSEWLMSISEQITDLREGSLDIDYYREYLSIAEEYSFGERNALPEKFDIELKNVCYRYEGAEENTLQNINLHIKANEKLGIVGVNGAGKTTLINLIMNFFHPTSGEIFIGGVDIRDFGEEALKKMYGAVFQDIFIPPETVKNIICCSQVKCNKKLFEKAVNDSGFQKTLLELPNKEDTYLVKSTRTEAVDLSGGQQQRLMLARVLYKDAPILILDEPTAALDPIAESEIYEHYNEMTKNKTSIFISHRLASTRFCDRIILLDDGKIIEEGSHEELMKLGGQYKQMFDVQSQYYN; from the coding sequence ATGAAAAAACACGGAGTTATAAATAACTCATTATATTTGTTTGGGAACATTTGGAAAGAAAGCAAGCTGCAATTTTTACTGATTTTTTTGCTGGTGCCGGCTACGATTTTGATGCCGTTTTTGCAAGCTTTTTTGCCTAAGGTGGTAATCGATGGTTTGACGCAAAAACTGCCGATAGCTACCTACTTGCAAAAAGTTCTATTGGTGGGAGCGGGACTTGCCATTGCAAAAATGCTTCTTGATCTTATGAACTATTTTATGGAACACGAGGGTCAAGAAATGCGACATTTCTATCGGTTAAAGCGAATAATCACTTCAGCAAAAATGGACTATGAAAAGTTTGCAAAAAAATCAACGCTAGAAAAAATGGATACGGCTGCAGATGCCGTCATGGGCTCTATGGCTATCACTGCTCAGGCGGGGCGAATCTTTTCCAATTTGCTGGTTTCGCTTTTTGGTATGATAAGCTTTGTTCCATTTATTTTGCAAATACAACCATTCTTACTTGTAATAATTTTTGTATCCTTTGCGATAAATTGTTTATATGGAATTTTTCTTGTTGACTATACGGAAAAAATTGTCGATACTTCTCAGGATTTGAACCGCAAACTGGAATATCTTTCAGGCAAAAGCAAAAATTGTAAATACGCCAAAGATATTCGTTTGTACAAGTTAGGCGGTTTATTTTTTGAAAGTTATAAAACTTATAATGAAGCTCGTCATCAGTTACATACGAAGCTGGCAAATGCACGGTTTTTAGGAAACTTAATTGCAGCACTCTTTGTTTTTTTACGAGATGGACTTGCATATTTTTATTTGATACGACTTGCTTTAACGGGAAAAATTCCAATTGCGGAATTCGTTTTTCTTTTTCCGATAATCACAAGTTTTTCCGAATGGTTGATGTCTATCTCTGAACAAATTACTGATTTACGTGAAGGTTCGCTGGATATAGATTATTACCGGGAGTATTTATCAATTGCCGAAGAATATTCTTTTGGGGAACGAAATGCTTTACCGGAAAAATTTGACATCGAGTTAAAAAATGTTTGTTATCGGTATGAGGGAGCTGAGGAAAACACTTTACAAAATATAAACTTACATATTAAAGCAAACGAAAAGCTCGGCATCGTCGGAGTAAACGGTGCGGGGAAAACTACGCTCATAAATTTAATTATGAATTTTTTTCATCCGACATCGGGGGAAATTTTTATCGGTGGTGTAGACATTCGAGACTTTGGCGAAGAAGCGTTGAAAAAAATGTACGGTGCTGTGTTTCAAGATATTTTTATCCCGCCGGAAACAGTAAAAAATATTATTTGCTGTTCTCAAGTCAAATGCAACAAAAAACTTTTTGAAAAAGCAGTGAACGACTCCGGTTTTCAAAAAACGCTTTTAGAATTACCGAATAAAGAAGATACTTACTTGGTAAAAAGCACACGAACCGAAGCCGTGGATTTATCGGGCGGTCAGCAGCAACGGTTAATGCTTGCCCGGGTTTTATACAAGGACGCTCCGATTTTAATTTTAGATGAACCGACAGCCGCCCTTGACCCAATCGCCGAAAGTGAAATTTATGAGCATTATAATGAAATGACAAAAAACAAAACTTCGATTTTTATTTCTCATAGATTAGCTTCCACCAGATTTTGTGATCGTATTATTTTACTCGACGACGGCAAAATAATCGAAGAAGGTTCTCACGAAGAACTGATGAAACTCGGCGGACAATATAAACAAATGTTTGATGTTCAATCACAATATTATAATTAA
- a CDS encoding GNAT family N-acetyltransferase, translating to MTFREIDKSNYWDCIALSIYESQKNFVADNKQSLVEAAYEDGLYTLGVYHEDTMVGFILYDYDETFPGWSMSRFMIGKQFQGKGYVKQAAAEFFDYFKKKHNADKLYVSVSLKNIVARKMYASIGLKEIKEVEYTFCGKHFKEMQMVKEL from the coding sequence ATGACTTTTAGAGAAATTGATAAATCAAACTATTGGGACTGTATAGCATTGAGCATTTATGAGAGCCAAAAAAACTTTGTTGCGGACAATAAACAGTCATTAGTTGAAGCGGCTTATGAGGATGGACTTTACACTTTAGGAGTCTACCACGAAGATACAATGGTAGGTTTTATTTTGTATGACTACGATGAAACTTTTCCCGGGTGGTCTATGAGCCGTTTTATGATAGGGAAGCAATTTCAAGGGAAAGGTTACGTCAAACAGGCCGCAGCCGAGTTTTTTGATTATTTCAAGAAAAAACACAATGCAGATAAACTGTATGTAAGCGTATCTTTGAAAAACATTGTTGCGCGTAAAATGTATGCTTCTATCGGTCTCAAAGAGATTAAAGAAGTAGAGTACACATTTTGCGGTAAGCATTTTAAAGAAATGCAGATGGTAAAAGAACTATAA
- a CDS encoding DNA-directed RNA polymerase subunit omega, producing MIFPLEELIEFDDNIYEITCASTRRAYQLAKIQDPNVEKSGDKVVSAGAKQIFTGEVNYQIERHPEFN from the coding sequence ATGATATTTCCATTAGAAGAACTCATCGAGTTTGATGACAATATTTACGAGATTACATGCGCATCGACAAGAAGGGCCTATCAGCTGGCTAAAATTCAAGATCCCAATGTCGAAAAAAGCGGAGACAAGGTTGTTTCAGCCGGAGCAAAGCAGATTTTTACCGGCGAGGTAAATTATCAGATAGAAAGGCATCCCGAATTCAACTAA